In Balaenoptera acutorostrata chromosome 19, mBalAcu1.1, whole genome shotgun sequence, the following proteins share a genomic window:
- the VSTM1 gene encoding V-set and transmembrane domain-containing protein 1 translates to MITEFLSLLYLGLCLGNEDEKNNEKISKSLLHALPSSEVEHSSNVTLKCQSDVQNVTFVLGKLQDSGYKQDCNSTGQDTKFLLTDLKPKDAGQYFCTYKTVAVEKWEINTKVIVVTTISCLSVFLLFVAVFFIYRCTQHDSSHEESAKRTSHSKFPKQGAAGVSKLERISESPEESQGVTHEQLNTNALSAAASVPTQEPPGSCVYATLEL, encoded by the exons GGCTTTGTCTGGGCAatgaagatgagaaaaataatg AGAAAATTTCCAAATCCCTCCTCCATGCCTTGCCCAGCTCAGAGGTTGAACACAGCAGCAACGTGACCCTCAAGTGCCAGTCTGACGTCCAGAATGTGACATTTGTGCTGGGGAAGTTGCAGGACTCTGGGTACAAGCAAGACTGCAACTCAACAGGACAGGATACTAAATTCCTCCTCACTGACCTGAAGCCTAAAGATGCTGGACAGTACTTTTGTACCTACAAGACAGTGGCTGTAGAGAAATGGGAAATCA ACACCAAAGTCATCGTTGTCACCACCATCAGCTGCCTCTCTGTCTTCCTCCTCTTTGTTGCCGTCTTCTTCATCTACAGATGCACTCAGCACG attcatCACATGAAGAATCCGCCAAGAG aACCAGCCATTCCAAATTTCCCAAGCAGGGAGCTGCAG GTgtatccaaactggaaagaaTATCTGAATCG CCTGAAGAATCCCAGGGAGTGACCCATGAGCAGCTAAACACCAACGCACTGTCTGCGGCAGCTTCCGTCCCTACCCAGGAGCCCCCAGGGTCGTGTGTCTATGCAACACTGGAGCTGTAG